AGAACATTAAGTCAGGCTCAGTGGCATTTGCCATGTTGCCAACATCAGCTGCTTTGTCCCTGGAAAAACTCTAAAGCCAACACGACtactccacaaaaaaaaaaaacaaaaaaaaagcaacaattATCGTTAGTCTTTAccatcaattaaaaataattcatttctcaTTGCATGCAAGTCTGCACAAGCACCTTTTTAACGCATCTCTCCTGGAAAATCACTGCGCACGTAACCGCCACAACAAAAAGCTCGAACATCATACGGAACGtggaaaactaaattttcaaagtaaaacaagAAACGCAAGTTTAACTTTCTTacaattgtaaaataaatggtTCAAGTATCCAACAGTTAAGCAATTATACACTTGAGATTATCATTGTTTAACTAGAgggaaatataaagaaaaggttCGATCATCACATCATGACAATTTCATTTAAGCTTATTAAGAATGAagtgaattttaatttctgttcagtaaaaaaaaagtgacaaaTCTCTACCATCGTATTAAGATCTTTTCATAAAAGCCGTCTTCTTCATAAGCAGGATGTAGTTGCCATGTCATTTGAATCAAGAACTTAATGTTTAAAGTCAGTTAATTCTAAACAAAATACAAGCATAGGTAGCACATAAAcatagaaaataatttaagcaAAATGCTAACACTTGATtacttacattattattatttcagatttcctATTTCCATCACAATGTTGTCTTGCAATGTGGTAGAGACCCTCTTAGAGAACCTTCATTAAACGGCAGCGATCGCGTACACGTAAGTGCGTAACGCAATGAAAAGCTTTGACTTCACCAGGCTAttactagaaaaataaaaactcaattaACTTCAGAAACAAAGTCatgaaattctaattttgaaACAAGGTCTTCAGATTTCATAGTTGATCAACGTTATTGCTTTTACTATTCTTAAGTACTTCTGAATGTGACGAAACGTGCAACATGAACcaagagacgacattttggAGAAAATGTACGGCAGATCTCATGACCGTAAAAATTAAACCGATAGATTAAAGAACTATTAGAAATTTAACCATTAGTAATTAACCATGCAAGTACAAGTTAAAAGCCATGTTCCCTATAAGTTTACCAcacaaaatatttacatttaatAACCTTAAGGAATAAAGGCAGTAATTACCATTTTGAAGACTAATAATgtcaagagagaaaagttgcCTGCAATGGACAAGCTAAACCTTCTAGGACAGCGTCTCCATAGAAAAAGACCATGAAGTGAGGGAAGTCTCAGCAGTTGATCATCCATTTCAGGGCATCTCTCGACTGAATAACTGCAAAATCACTGCACACCAGACAACACCATTAACAGCTCAAAATGAACAAGGAAccctacaaaacaaaaagaaattgataaaccaatgacattttcaaatattaaaagaaaaacaaagaaatgtcCTACtagataaaaatgtttttcatctCTTCGAAATCTGACTTTTTTTCACAAGTTGTCTTATTTAGAAGCAGAACATACTTGTTGTATCTACATCAAGAGTTAAATGAACAGCCCAAGTTAATTCTAAGCAAAGAACAAGAACATGTGGCACGGATACATACTAGACTCAAATTTAAGGAAAATTCTAACCCTGTTTATTGGGATTCATTACATACCAACAAAAAACTATTCACAAAAGCTGTCTCAATTACATGGAAGCCCGAAATAAGATGTCACTTATCTTTGAGATCAAGAGAAAAATGCTAATAATGCTACTTGAATGACTTCTCAGTTAAGCTTACCAGTATTTCCTTTTCAAGTTTCCTCTTTTCACCTCAATTGTCTTGCAAATAGCGGACTCTCTTCATGACAAGTCAGCGGTCACATGCACGTAATGCAATGAACAAGCTCAGACTTAACGCATGGGAAAGTAAAACTCAATTAAGAAACAAAGTCTTTAACATTTAACCCGTAAATTAACCAGAcggcacacacaaaattgaaattcaacaaccttaaagaataaaacagGAATTACCATTAACGAAAAACGTCAGGAAAGAAAGTGCCCCGCCATGAGCCAATGGCTGATGTCAACTTTTCGGACAGCGtctcgaagaaaaagaaatgtcgaaTGGAACTAGAAATTCGTCTGCtgatccccccccctcctactTCCCTCTCAAATTACCAACACACTACGACTaaatccctaaacacactgaaatatttagccacctagtgacCTAACGAAGGAAGAactacgcgacaatagaattccaatAATTTCAGTTCGGAgttcttattattatatttctgaTATTATcggacatgaaaataatttaaaaaattatcggagttctattgtcgcgtagtcgagttctactgtcgggcactggggttctattgtcggatatttttaataagatttaaaaaaggagttcttatgtctttggagttctactgtcgccaTACAAagacatttaaaacaaattatttaaaaaaatattggggttctattgtcggtggagttcttctgtctttggagttctactgtcagcaACCCTCAGAAAGATCTTATTGCTGGTAATTTAGCAATTGAATTACttacttaaataaataaacaaatgattGAAGTATAcacatttgtttaaaaatcacGTCTTGGTGTGCATGCTAGGCATTTATATACTCTACAAGCAAGGCTGGTTGAACCATCATATACAGTATATAACGAAGAACAATGTGATTACGGCATCGTCGATTCACGTACATTTCCCAGGATTTCCAGCGTATACGCAGAATCTGTTACAtaactgatgatgatggaggCCTTATACCGCAAAATAACCGAGGCGCTGTATATAGAAAGATTTCCTGTGCATTAGGCCTATACACACAGAGAAACGAACGGCCCCTTTTCTAACTCTCTCTCCTCCGTGAATGTATTTGATatagttgattttatttttccctttttttttccagtcccTGTTTTGAAGGGGAAAACGAGGGAAGAATAGGAATATAGACAGCTTATAAAACTTGGAACACTTCCCATCCAGCCATTTTGCTCCTTCAGCGcagtggctgctgctgtcttataaaatataaatattatacttTACGTAGACAACGGCGGGAGGGAGGACGTGCGCGTCTCTAGCCGGATCATCCGACGGAATCGATTCCCATCATCTTTGTATCCTTTCAACCTTGTATATATGTACTATATAGTGCCCAGTTACCGTCGCTATTATACGGGCAATGACGACGAATCCTGCGCGATTCCCAACCGGAGAACGGCGCAGcagccgaaaaattgaaagaaagtaAATTGAgcaaaagaagacgaagaagaaaaatggacgggctgcaaaaggaaaagaatagaTTTATGATGTGCAATTACGTGTAGCCTGAGCAGCAAAAGGTTCTCTCGTTTTTCAAAAGCGAGAGAATGAAGGCGCTGCTGATGTCGCCGCCATTGTGATCGGcgagagaataaagggaaccttgaaaataataaaaaaataaaatcaaataaaaatgaaacggggaaaataagaaagaaaacaaaaatggaggcgCGGCCAGGATTGAGGAGCTCGACTGAAATAGGGGAGGTGTGTTTGGGCATCCATCATGCGGCTGTGTAAATCATCATCGACCAtgaattttttccccctttttcccaAGTTGACGTTTCCGCGTTGGGATCGGCTGAACGAACCTGACCACACCCCATTCACGCCAAATGATGAAGGATTGAAGCCGCGCTATTTGCACTATAGAGTTGTTTGGGTTGGGGAAGAATTTCGCGTCCTAACAACAACACCAGAGTATATAGAGTAAATATTATAAAAGCCAGTGTACGCTGAGGCGGAGGCCTCCATCCTTCCAATAACCCATTCGACATTCACATTTGGCGGAAGTGCGCATCTgctatttttatcttttcctttttcttcgtttACATTCAGGCTGGGTTATGTGCAGCACCTCCTTCCTTGCGTCCGGCTTGCCAAAAAACACGATTGAAAAATCGCTGCTGCTTTTGATGATCCGTTTTGAACGTCGCCGACCTGCTGGCCACCGGGCGTCACAAGACCATTGAACGCCGCCCACGCATTTTGCCACTCCGCTATAAGGCGTCGCTGAAGAAAAATTGAGCACAACACTTTCAGGTCTCGTGCAATGACCAACTGATACCCCGCCCAGGAGCCGCACATCAACGCAGCCGgcggaagaataagaaaaagaaaaatgtaaccCAAGAAAATGATGGATCATAACGATGGCATGGTGAGCAATTTATTACATCGCCGACAATATGGTTCTGTATCTTCATTTTAACCATCCAACAGAGAATAGCATccactttttatatttttcgtccaaatttagttttatacgtgtgtgtgtgtgtgtgtgtgtgtgttgggagGGGGTGGTTTGTGTGTGTCATCGTGTCGCTCGTAGTCGGGGGGCCAAAAGAATATAAAcacaaacccaaaaaacaattgCAACGAGATAAAATAATCCCAAACTGGACATGTAACCGCCTGCCAGTGAGAGTGTcagtacatacatacatatataatACGCGTTGCCACTTGCCAAGCGTGTTGTATCTTTTGTTACCGTCTGCCTCTGGCCGGCTCTTTTGTCAACATCACatcaaaaccaacaaaaagctCTTCCACATTTTTCTcagactttttttctctctctctctcttgatagtactcagtttgtttttctatatgTTATgggatttgtgtgtgtgtgtgtgtgtgtactgtcttgtgtgtgtgtgtttttcttttagcatgtttgggttatttttttctttttttttgttatttttttggtacGCAGTTGAATGGGAACAGATTGGTCGATAGTCGGGTGAGGGGAAtctgggaggaggaggaggacaaaTAGAACAGAAACCGACCGAGAGAGACTCTCTGGATATATATGTCAGGGAGCGCGGGAGACATGAAAATCGGGAGGTGCCACATCGAGAAATGTCGTCTACATCGAATATTTATGTATAACACAGCGAATCGAATTCCCaacaggaaaatgaaaaaatgaaaaaatcggaTAAAGAATTATATATATCAGACATATCATATGATAGAAatgaatcactttgaagtgttatatatatgtataatcAATGTGCGCGTGCTAATTGTCTCGAtttagttgtttgtttttttggcccGGCGTGTGCGCGCAACGAATCGTGCGCTGCGTCCGTCCGTTCGAATAGAAAagatgagagagaaacaagACGATAAACTTGAATGAATCATCACGGGGCCCGGAGAGTTTTGATCACCTCTTGTCGCCcagagtatatatatataacattaTATAGAAGGTTTTTTTCCAACAGGagatataacacacacacacttacaAAAAGAGTAGGGGGGAAGCAACAAAATCGAAATCATCAcctaacaaattttttcacgCTCTCTCTCCTCAGTGGCAGTCgtcaacattatttttttttaacttgacgTTTTATACATTCCACACTGTTCTCTTTCtcggtataaaaaaaaaaaacttttttcaaatttttttggcaCAATTCTTATATAATAATCGCCTTGATTGATTAAAGAACAAAATAGAAGCATCGTGTaacccgatttttttttcccgatcaATCACGACATGTCGAAAACGAAAACAGATGACGGCATCATCAGAATAATGTTTAcatgtatacatatatatatatataaccaaCGCCCAAATAGCTGCATGTAATGTACAGGAGATGTAATATATTGTTTCCGTTTTGATGGCGGGTCGggatataataataaggaGGTGGGAGAGATGGGGCAGGGGCggagcttttcttcttttcaaatgaTAGATGACGATTCAACACAATGCCCGTCTCTATAAGATAAGAAATGGGAAGATGGAAACGCAAAAACACACGAGTCGCCAAACCCCCAGCTGATGAATGGGCGTGTGTCTTGCAAATCATTCAAATGTCATACGTCTCTCGTTATTCTATCCTCTTCAATTGCGCGTTTtccagaaaagagaaaaacgattggaaaataaatctgTGACATTGTGACAAGCGCGTccgaaatatttgaatttctgtcaaatggaaaaatcaaagaacAACAAGCaacaaatgaaagaagaaatccaacaAATGGGTGCGTTGTCGAACAGTCCGCGGCCTATTCCACTGGACGAAAAAGGGGCGGGGACATTGATTCGCTGGAGGGATGTGTAAAAGCTAAAAGGTGGATATCTAAATGCGCGTGAGACGGCGTGATTACGGGACGAAGGACGAGAGAGAGCAAACGATACAGCTGCGGAGAAAAAGattgagaaagagagagatggaatcaTCCAGTAAACTTGTCGAGGGCCAgcccaaaataaagaaaaaagaaacggacgaTGTGAGCTAGCTATAATATATAGCAGAGCGGGATATAACGAGTTTGGTATCATAGGTCGATAGTGACTCTCGAATGCTGAACTGGCCGCGTCTGCGGTGTCGCTACAGCGCAGACGCGCCGGCCCGTTTTTTTCTGCGTGAGTGCGATCTCTAAAAACAGCCGCCTTTCCTCTTCTCGCTCCTCTCCCGATCTTGAACCTCATTTGATTTGAGCACCAATgtacacaagaaaaaagaaaattataataataataaaaaatacgtttcaaAGCGCCGCCCAGCTCTCGGCCGCCAAGCTCAcgcaaataaaatacaacaacaacaacaacaacccaaaaaagaagaagaaaaaaaaagataataataaaggAAGATTGGACGCGTTagccaaaaaggagagaagagagagagagagagacgaagaGGTTTCGAGGTAAAACGGAGGAGACGATCGAGCCGGCCAGATccgacagaagaagaagaaaaaaaggaaattttctttttctttttctttgctctTTGTTGGCTCTTGTCTCTCCCGCGGCTGTTGACGAGGGACGAGCAAGAGCAAACGCGAGCCGAATAGCCAATGTTGTGTTACAaccggggagagagagagagaggaggttATCGACTTGATTGTTTGTCTGTGATAAATGAAAACGGTTGCCGATGGCTCGGCTTGGGCTCTCGCTAGAGTCTCTCGTCTCTCTTCCCCGAACTTGTATAGATAGATATAGAAGCGGAGAAGGAGCAGCTCCTGCGCTGCCAGCCGCGAGGAACCGAAAAGAGCGGGAGCAAAGATTTGTTTTGATTACCCattactcttcttcttcttcttcctcttcttcttctccgccgattcgatttcttttgttgACGCATTTATTGTGTAGAGCTCCTCCCTTCACTCCGACGCAAACaccaacgggaaaaaaaaaacaatctgcCAGTCGCGGGACCTGggcttttttgggttgttgtgtcGACTGCGCGCGCTGCTACCGCCGTTGCTGGTCGTCGGTGCCATTCGAGAGGAGAGGAATGTGTGGCCGCCGGTTCGCTGTACAGCTAATAAGGACGAGATGATTACATCGGGGCAATGTCTGATGtttggccaaaaaagaaaaggagagagaggaagGGGTTGTCGTGTCCGTCTGATGACGTCCGTCTCCAATCCGCACCCATTTCGCATTCGGACCAAGTGGTGGGGAGAATTTCGATTGACATTTTCAAAAGCGGCAGACGCCAAATGACGTAGAAAACAAGCGGAATAGGTAACAAGCCCCTcctatatacacacaacatACAGGAGGAGAAAGTGCGTTATCAGCGCACTGATCACGTACTGATTGTAATCAATGTAatatttgtcttcttcttcttcttctgcgggGTGAGAGGCAGGGAGGGGAGTTGATTATCATTAATTCTATATTATTACAACTCTCATCATcggtcctttttttgtttctttttttctttttttccttttattttgacgacaCTTGGAACCTTTTGTGCTCCGTTGCGTTTTTGAGCTCCAGCGAATGAAATATTATGACGATCACTACACCGACCAAtgagaaaacaggaaaaagggacccaaagaaaaaaaaggaaaaaccggAAGGAGAGTAGATGTATACATAAGGAATGATACATATAAATATAGACAGAGAGACAATGATGGTGCTGATGCTGGACTATCAATGTGTCTCCAAGCGAATGATCACAGAGAAGATCCACTCGAGAACGTGCTCCGGGGAGAGTctccgcttcttctttttttctctttttttgcacATGCacatcgaaattgtttttttgtatttgatggTGGGAGTTGTatagttttgtcttttttgtttctaattttGTGTGTACATCCCTGAtaggagaaaaaggagaagcacCAAGGCGACAAGAGATGGAGCGGAGCGAATAATAGGAGAAGCGGAACCAACACGGGTCGTGATATAACATTTGCCTGCTGACAAAACTGTATGACACGCCACATCACCAGCAGGAGCCCGTCtccatcattttctctcgccatcggtgatgatgatgatgatgatgtgaaccgggtttgttattttgttttgttttgtttgtttttcttttcgcctattttcattttcaattgtagACGCCGCGCTGGACGGCCGTTTTGGTGCGCGAGTGCCATTTGCAGGTGAGGATTCGGACGTAGGTGCGCCGGAAGGAGGCGTTGCACAGGGCGTAGCAGACGGGGTTGATGGTGCTGTTGATGTAGCAGAGGTAGTAGGAGAAATTCCACAGCTCGGACGAGAAGCAGTCGTCCTTGTCGCACGGCGCCAGCGCCTTGAGCAGCGTCAGGACGTTGTACGGCGTCCACGTCAGGATGAAGGCCAGCAAGATGGCCGACAGCGTTTTGGCCGCCTTCCGCTCCTGCCGCTTCTcctggttcttcttcttcggcttcttGTTGGCCTTCTTGTTGgccgccgcagccgccgcAGCCGCCGACGGACTGTAGGCGTTGTGGTTGGGACGCCGGATCGGCGGGTGCAACCCGCTGCTGCCCACCGCCCCGGAATTGTTGGCCACCGAGCCGGAGACGGTCTGCAGGGCGCCGGCTGGACTCCCCGCCGGACTGCCAGCGATTCCACCCGCAGGACCGACGCCGCCGGCCCGGTGTTTCGGCACGATCTTGGCGTCCATCGGCAGAGCGCCGGACGGGGTCCGGTCGCCGGAATCGGGTGTGCCGGACGAGCCGCCGTTGAAGCGCGTGCAGCGGACGATGAGCGGTGACTGGGCGACGGGCATGCAGCTGCGAGGCACCCACGGACTGGCGTGGTGGTTCTTGAGTTTGCCCTTGTGCAGCGGCAAGTGGTTGGGCTTGGCCAGGGCCGTCAACTTGCTCAGCGACAGGGCGTTGGGCAGGTGGAGATTGGTCCCGCACAGCAGACTGCTGGTCGAGTCGTTGTACTGGGCCGAGCGAGAGCCCGACGGACGGGCCGCCAGGCTCCGGTTGCTGGTGTACTGACTGGCAGAGCTGCCACCGCTTCCGGGCGGCCGGCTACGGTTGTTGTAGCCGTCGTGCTGTTCGTTGCCGACAGGAACTGATCTGGAGCGTACGGCCGGCTGATTGGCGCTGCCCGTTGACGACCCGCTGGCCCGCGAGCGGTGGGAAGCGGCAGGGGGAATGTTGGCCGGAATCATCCGGATCGAGACTTTGTGTTCGGCCTTGTCGGCCGAGCTGTCGGCCGGCAAGCGGATCAAAATCGTGAAGACGGAATCGGCTGAATGCGAGCGCTTGCCGCCGTCCGTGTCTCCGTCGTCGTTATCCATCGACGGCGACGGGCACATTTGCCCGTCGGCCAGCTGCTTGTTGTGGTGGTCCTGCGTCAGACTCTTGGAGGCCACCAGAGTTCGTCGCCTGTCGACGCCGATTAGTCGGGGGTcgttggcggcggcggcggccgccgccgctttGTATCGGGTGGGCGTCGACGAATAAGGATCGCGGATGTTCATGGACGGGCCGCGCGACATGGAAGAAGCTAAGGGCGTCTCGATAGAGGCCGGCGTCGTCGCCACATTTGAGCCGTCGCTGTAGGATTCCGTGtccccaccgccgccgcccgtCCGGTCGCCTCGCCTCCGCGGCCGCTGCGGTTGGCGACGGGTCAGGTTCCTCATCCAGTGTTGCCACGTCGACCAGCGCATCCAGCGACGCCAGTAAGCCCAGCTGGTCCACGATCCAGCCTGTCggcgatgaagaaaaagagaaaaatagaatCAGATTATTTGTTGCGTAATCATCATCACATTCATCAGCGGCTCATCACGTTCAGTCGTTTAGGTTGGCAACTCGATGAAACTCGTAAATATTCGAACGTTGCCAGCAGCCTATTTGGGCCGTCCTCTTTCTATTCAACCGCATTATTATGTGCTGTGGCTTCTATATTGCCATCAAATTCATCCTGCCATTTTTGTGGCCTCAGCTCATTTCTATTGGGTTGCCATTGATGACGTCAGACATCGTCAGCGACACCCGGCGCATAGGCGTTCCTTTCGCACacctcccattttcttttcttttcttttcttgcctTTTCCCTTTCGCTCGCCTCCCGTCTAACAACACCCTTGTCACGACGCCTTGGCTCAGCCGCACTTTAAAGCTTTTCCGTCAATATccgtcttctctctctctctctctctttctctccttctctttcTTGTGGAGATGCTCGTCTGTATTCTTCGCTCCCTCCTTTaggctttttcttttgcgccttcttcttcttcagcttcAATCAAGTGTCACTCTCCAACCTTCTTCGCCATCCATTTTCAGCCGCCCCTTCCTTCTTTtccctccttctctctctctctcccccacccCCCTCTCTCTAGGATGTACAGGTTTTATACAGTTATATTGTGTGGATGAGCTAAGCGTGTAATAACATCACTCTCTGGAGAAGGCCGCTGTATTGTATGTCTATGTATAATTCTATTAGGGTCGGCCAACGACGTCGGGAGATGGAGCAGGGAATGATATaggctccttcttcttcttcttcttctttcatctcAGGTCCGCCAGCAGCCCCCCTATCTCTTTTGTAAACCATCTGGCAGACAAGCATCCGCTCCGCATGAGGCTTACGTATATCAGCGCTCCCTGGACATGATGGACCGTTCTCCGTATTGGAAATAAAAtatagggggaaaaaagtaGATGTAACCGAatcacaaaaacaagaaaaaagagaaaaaaaaaatacaaatcttaaagaaaaagaaacaaaaacccaTCCGAGAGACCCCATGAATATAAGGCCCAATCTAGACTATTACTGCACTCGAAGAACGAATGGGTGTGGCGAGAGCCATCTCGGAAGAATGTGGGGGTATGGTATCAAGAAAAGTGTAGTATAGACGTGGAATTGATAGAGCAGAAACCCTCCCCGAAAGAAATCGATCCAATGGTCTAAAaggctttctttttctttttttttcttacaaagaaaaagaaatatttcttcgattatatttatttatattatatctAGCTAGACGGGGGGGTCTCGccccaatttttatttggatcGATATCACCGGCTAGAGAGTAGACCGTCCCGGGCACTTAAATGGCGGCCTAACGGCTCTAACGCCCCATCGCCACTTCCCGTCGACTATACCTCGTCAAGTctggtttttgttgttttaatcaAGTCCGCATAAAAAAAGTGCACGTCTCCGCATCTATACTATTTTTAGTTGGGCACTATAATAAACATGACCTACTTTTTTATTGCTATTATCTAgaatataaatagaaaatatcattgtaaaaaaaaaggggaggtgTGGTCTGATATCGAACGGAAATGTCCGACAAAAAAgcgggaaatataaaaatcgtGTCTGGATGACGCAAGAGATCGATAGGAAAACGGTGAATAAACGTAGTAAGTAAGCGATAGAAAATGATACAGGATGTTGGCAGGTGAATGTggggaatagaaaaagaaaagaaaaaaaaaagaaaaacgaaatgatTGGAAATATTTACATAGTGTCTGCGATGTGGTCCGGGCAAACAAGCGGCAGCTGGCACGTACGAGGTCTCCAAGTCGTCGACGGCGCCGCTGGATTCGGAGCGTGAACGGCGCCAATCGGTGGCCGCACCGACCGGCCTCAGGTGGTGGTCGACTTCGTCGTTGGCCTTCATCAGGACAGCCTGCTCCTCGCCACTTCAGTTTACGTGAGTTGGAGAGCAAGAGGAAAtggaaaacgagaaaaaagaggaaatacaTAAAAATGGGTGTGATCTAGTCCGGCAACAGACGACACAAATAACATCACAACTTGGCATCgtcgtaaataataataatacaaaaaaaaacaaaaaaaaacaatatcttATTTCGAACCATGTAGCCTACTATACAATCCTTTGTATTCGTCTTTCGTATGTATCGCTCGTGATAAAAGCGGAAACAAGAAACGTGACAAATACACCAAAATAAGTTGAGATCCACTCTCGTTATTCCTGGACCTGACTGGGCCTATGCTGTACTTTGaaacaattcaatttgaaCCTCTCCCTAAAATGTGTAGCTGTTCCATTGGATATTTGAATTCTAAAAATCACAAAACTTGTCGTTTCTGACGTCGGAAGTAGTTTTCCTCGGGTTCTATCTACAAGGCTGatgccttgtgtgtgtgtgtgtgtgtgtgtgcaagtcTATGCTTCTATTATTGCGTCGGCTCTCCGGTGTCATTTTTGCTTTTGGCGAAGAGAGGAAGAAATATAAGGAGGGGGGCGCACAGCAGCGCAGTATGCGTTGACTGTGCCATCCACTCAATGCAAATCGATTCGACGAAACAATAAAACAGAAGCCCACCCCCCGAACCAGCCTGAACCAATTCAATGACGGCGAGAAGCGCATGTAGATTCAATAATACAAGAATAGGACAAACACAGAGGcggcagcagagagagagagagaggcctgCACACATCCGTATAGAACCTAGCCTCCTCGCTATGCAAATCAAGGGTTGTGTATAGAGAGAACTCGCGTTCGTCCCTCATTTGGAAATAATGGAGAGGAGAAAGCGAACTCGAGGATAATGAATAAAAGCCATCAGCAGCAATCTTCCATATTAGTTTGGATGTACATACTACtctattttttcctcttctttacttgtttttattctttctttctttttatgggATGGAGGGTGGGCTGTCTCCGCTGTCTCGTCTGTCTCTCGTTCCGTGTTT
Above is a genomic segment from Daphnia pulicaria isolate SC F1-1A chromosome 8, SC_F0-13Bv2, whole genome shotgun sequence containing:
- the LOC124310918 gene encoding muscarinic acetylcholine receptor DM1-like isoform X2, which encodes MSLSALNQTAPVWASSGASSSRAGSSMMRAAATAAAAGLQYVTANISDSLPLSSQRMTAGSTGLGFDDFTDEGSSSVLFSQQQWTSGNNTTGTMAEDDFVLPYSYPEMVLIAIVAGFLSFLTVAGNCMVMISFKIDKQLQTISNYFLFSLAVADFAIGLISMPLFTVYILAGRWQLGPYVCDTWLSLDYLASNASVLNLLIISFDRYFSVTRPLTYRARRTPRRAGVMIAAAWVISLVLWPPWIYAWPYIEGDRKVPEDKCFIQFIETNNYITFGTAIAAFYAPVTVMCVLYWRVWRETEKRQKDLSNLQAGKKNDSHRSNSSGEEQAVLMKANDEVDHHLRPVGAATDWRRSRSESSGAVDDLETSYVPAAACLPGPHRRHYAGSWTSWAYWRRWMRWSTWQHWMRNLTRRQPQRPRRRGDRTGGGGGDTESYSDGSNVATTPASIETPLASSMSRGPSMNIRDPYSSTPTRYKAAAAAAAANDPRLIGVDRRRTLVASKSLTQDHHNKQLADGQMCPSPSMDNDDGDTDGGKRSHSADSVFTILIRLPADSSADKAEHKVSIRMIPANIPPAASHRSRASGSSTGSANQPAVRSRSVPVGNEQHDGYNNRSRPPGSGGSSASQYTSNRSLAARPSGSRSAQYNDSTSSLLCGTNLHLPNALSLSKLTALAKPNHLPLHKGKLKNHHASPWVPRSCMPVAQSPLIVRCTRFNGGSSGTPDSGDRTPSGALPMDAKIVPKHRAGGVGPAGGIAGSPAGSPAGALQTVSGSVANNSGAVGSSGLHPPIRRPNHNAYSPSAAAAAAAANKKANKKPKKKNQEKRQERKAAKTLSAILLAFILTWTPYNVLTLLKALAPCDKDDCFSSELWNFSYYLCYINSTINPVCYALCNASFRRTYVRILTCKWHSRTKTAVQRGVYN
- the LOC124310918 gene encoding muscarinic acetylcholine receptor DM1-like isoform X1 encodes the protein MSLSALNQTAPVWASSGASSSRAGSSMMRAAATAAAAGLQYVTANISDSLPLSSQRMTAGSTGLGFDDFTDEGSSSVLFSQQQWTSGNNTTGTMAEDDFVLPYSYPEMVLIAIVAGFLSFLTVAGNCMVMISFKIDKQLQTISNYFLFSLAVADFAIGLISMPLFTVYILAGRWQLGPYVCDTWLSLDYLASNASVLNLLIISFDRYFSVTRPLTYRARRTPRRAGVMIAAAWVISLVLWPPWIYAWPYIEGDRKVPEDKCFIQFIETNNYITFGTAIAAFYAPVTVMCVLYWRVWRETEKRQKDLSNLQAGKKNDSHRSNSRSGEEQAVLMKANDEVDHHLRPVGAATDWRRSRSESSGAVDDLETSYVPAAACLPGPHRRHYAGSWTSWAYWRRWMRWSTWQHWMRNLTRRQPQRPRRRGDRTGGGGGDTESYSDGSNVATTPASIETPLASSMSRGPSMNIRDPYSSTPTRYKAAAAAAAANDPRLIGVDRRRTLVASKSLTQDHHNKQLADGQMCPSPSMDNDDGDTDGGKRSHSADSVFTILIRLPADSSADKAEHKVSIRMIPANIPPAASHRSRASGSSTGSANQPAVRSRSVPVGNEQHDGYNNRSRPPGSGGSSASQYTSNRSLAARPSGSRSAQYNDSTSSLLCGTNLHLPNALSLSKLTALAKPNHLPLHKGKLKNHHASPWVPRSCMPVAQSPLIVRCTRFNGGSSGTPDSGDRTPSGALPMDAKIVPKHRAGGVGPAGGIAGSPAGSPAGALQTVSGSVANNSGAVGSSGLHPPIRRPNHNAYSPSAAAAAAAANKKANKKPKKKNQEKRQERKAAKTLSAILLAFILTWTPYNVLTLLKALAPCDKDDCFSSELWNFSYYLCYINSTINPVCYALCNASFRRTYVRILTCKWHSRTKTAVQRGVYN